In Candidatus Eisenbacteria bacterium, the sequence AGTCTCCGAAGAGAGGCGCACGTACTCGCCACTAAAACGTAAACGCTTTGTCGGCTTCGACGGACCACCGCGCCAATTCCATCATATTGCTTCTCTCAACACCCTCGATCAGTTGGGCGTTGCTAATCCCCCGGGGATCAAGACAGCTGCCGCAGGTTTTCACTTTTCCGCCGCGGGCGACAACTGACTTCAGCATCCGCTCGATGTTGTAGTATCCCTGAGGCGTTGTTTGGTTTGGGATTGCACAAGCGACAGCGTCAGCAATCAGAAACACCAATACCTGCGCGGAAGGATGATCCTTCTCGATGCTCATTGCCAGCCGCAGGGCGTTATACGCTTTCTCCGTGCCATACGGAGCGTCATTGATGAGTATGAGCATTTTCATTCAGAGTTCCTCCGTGGCCGCTTGACTTCGAAGAATGACAGAACCAACTGTCGGAAGAGAACTTTCGCAACATGCAGTGTCCTGGGTTCCCCTCACGTGAGACTCTTGAGAATCTTGTCCCTTTGAGAATGATGTTCGACCAGCACTTCACGCATTAGGTCGCACGCCTTGATGACCTTCGGATTGGAGATGCGGTAGTAAATGTTCACACCGTGACGCCGCGAGACTAGGATTCCTGCTTTCTTCATTAGAGAAAGATGCTGTGAAACGTTGGCTTTTGAGATTGACATCTTCTTGGCGATATCGCCTACGCTCATTTGCTTCCCCCGTAGTATGTTCAGCATTTCAAGGCGCTTCGGGTTCGATAGGGTCTTGCAGATTTCGGCGTGTAGATTATAGAGTTGTCTGTTCATACGGCTCCAATTGTTATCAGATATTATAGTTTAGAAACTCTGCAACCATTCTACGGACGCGCCGGTTAGCTGTCAAGTCTTTTTGTTAGCCTGCCCAGTTAGGGGGACTTATTGACTTTGGTTGGAGAAGGATTGAATTCGGGCACATATCACCTAATTCGGTTGGGGCTCGGCCCGGGTCGGAGCACAGCCAGCGAAACGCTCACTCCGGGTCGGTGATTACGAAATATGGCGCAGGTTGGCGAACGTTTGAGTGCCTAGAATTGAGTGATGTGAGACGATAACCGTGTTTGCATGGGGTCCTTGCTGATAAGATCAGGGAAAGCTTTGCGTAAGTAGTTACCCGG encodes:
- a CDS encoding metalloregulator ArsR/SmtB family transcription factor, whose protein sequence is MNRQLYNLHAEICKTLSNPKRLEMLNILRGKQMSVGDIAKKMSISKANVSQHLSLMKKAGILVSRRHGVNIYYRISNPKVIKACDLMREVLVEHHSQRDKILKSLT
- a CDS encoding DsrE family protein, with amino-acid sequence MKMLILINDAPYGTEKAYNALRLAMSIEKDHPSAQVLVFLIADAVACAIPNQTTPQGYYNIERMLKSVVARGGKVKTCGSCLDPRGISNAQLIEGVERSNMMELARWSVEADKAFTF